The following are encoded in a window of Clostridium thermarum genomic DNA:
- a CDS encoding glycoside hydrolase family 30 protein: MNNKMAELWISSEREPGSGTWFNGPKEIEYKMDKIPYTEIKLEYSSKVTTINIDVNKEFQTMLGIGTSMEETTVFNLARMSPEKRKEVITKLFDSVKGIGMNLIRVCIGTPDFTARKFYSYDDMPKGSTDPDLKHFSIQKDIDFHIIDTLKEIQDINPEVKFFASPWSPPGWMKEESKEFASTDDNNLNGGKLKDEYIPALAKYFIKFLEAYKEQGIEIYAITLQNEPLFEISYPSCGMTPDQQKKLSIALKKELVLKGLDVKIWIFDHNFEQGVEFAAGVLNSEEAFNAVDGIAFHDYDGEPIEMTRTHELFPSKDIMLTERAVWGTMGADRIAQYFRNWAISYNGWVTMLDSNIGPHQWTGTPGPAMILQSAEATGVIGSKKVYDNYWCLPEYYILGQFSKFIQRGAKRIESNYGSPETLTNVAFLNPDNTIVVVIINQTKNKQYFNIVCEGVQISGKVPAKAVATYRWYRI; encoded by the coding sequence ATGAATAATAAAATGGCAGAGCTTTGGATAAGTTCAGAAAGGGAACCGGGATCAGGGACTTGGTTTAATGGGCCTAAGGAAATAGAGTATAAGATGGATAAAATTCCATACACAGAGATCAAACTAGAATACAGTTCAAAAGTCACCACTATTAATATTGATGTAAATAAGGAATTTCAGACAATGCTTGGCATAGGGACATCTATGGAAGAAACTACGGTATTTAACTTGGCCAGAATGTCTCCTGAAAAAAGAAAGGAGGTAATTACAAAGCTGTTTGATTCCGTAAAAGGTATCGGTATGAACTTAATTAGAGTGTGTATAGGAACACCGGATTTTACAGCCCGAAAGTTTTACTCCTATGACGATATGCCAAAAGGCTCAACTGATCCCGATTTGAAGCATTTTTCAATACAAAAGGATATAGATTTTCATATAATTGATACATTAAAAGAAATACAGGATATAAATCCGGAGGTGAAATTCTTTGCATCACCTTGGAGCCCACCGGGTTGGATGAAAGAGGAAAGCAAAGAGTTTGCTTCAACAGATGACAACAATCTAAACGGAGGAAAACTTAAAGACGAGTATATACCTGCTTTGGCAAAGTATTTTATAAAGTTCCTGGAGGCTTATAAGGAGCAGGGTATAGAAATATATGCTATAACGCTGCAGAATGAACCCTTGTTTGAAATATCTTATCCAAGCTGCGGTATGACTCCGGACCAACAGAAGAAACTTTCTATAGCTTTAAAAAAGGAACTGGTATTGAAGGGCCTAGACGTTAAGATATGGATATTTGACCATAATTTCGAACAGGGTGTTGAGTTTGCCGCTGGAGTACTCAACAGCGAGGAGGCTTTTAACGCAGTTGACGGTATTGCCTTCCATGACTATGATGGCGAGCCAATTGAAATGACAAGGACCCATGAGTTATTTCCTTCTAAGGATATAATGCTTACGGAACGTGCTGTATGGGGAACAATGGGGGCTGATAGAATAGCTCAATACTTTAGAAATTGGGCTATCAGCTATAATGGTTGGGTAACTATGCTTGATAGCAATATAGGTCCTCATCAATGGACAGGAACGCCGGGGCCTGCAATGATTTTGCAAAGTGCAGAAGCTACCGGAGTTATAGGTAGTAAAAAGGTATATGATAATTATTGGTGCCTTCCTGAATACTACATACTTGGCCAATTTTCTAAGTTTATACAGCGTGGTGCAAAGAGAATAGAGAGTAATTACGGATCACCAGAAACTCTGACAAATGTAGCTTTTTTAAATCCTGACAATACAATAGTTG